Sequence from the Streptomyces sp. NBC_00440 genome:
TTCGTCGGCCCAGCGTTCCAGTGCGAACGCACCCGCTCGGGCAAGGGGGCGCAGGAGTGGGTTGACTGCTGCCGCGAGTTGGAGGACGAGCAGGAACAGATGGTGGCGGCGGTGGAGATGGGCGCGTTCGTGGGCCAGCAGGGCGCGCCGTTCATCGGGGGTGAGTGCTTGCAGCATGCCGGATGAGACCACGATCCGGCCCGGAGTTCCGGGCAGGGCGAAGGCCGTGGGCACAGGGTCTTCGAGCACGGCCAGGTCTCCGGCGGCGGGAAGGTCCCGGCAGTCGCGCCGGGTGTCGACAAGGACCCTCACCCGGCGCCAGGCCGTCACGGTCAGGGTGACCGCACAGATGAGTACACCCAGTGTGCAAGCGGCGGCGACAGGCCGGCTGATGGGGGTGTCGGTGGCGAGCAGGCGGGGAGACCAGCGCCCCTCCTCGGCCACCTCCGGGTCCTGGCCGACCAGGGTGAAACCCGCCATCGCCAGTACTGTCACCCACGCGCCGGCGGCTGTCACGGCGGCGGAGGCGAGCGTCCAGGCTGCCGTCCGTGGTGGCAGCCTCCGGGCGGCCCACGGCGCGGTCAGCGTGAGAATCAGGCTGACCAGCAGCGGTGTACACAGACTGATCCACACCGTCTAGTCCTCCGCTGGTCCGTGCAGCAGCTGCTCCAGCAGTTGCTCGTCCTCGGCCGGAAGCTCGGAGACGAACCGGGCGAGGACGGCAGCCCGGTCTCCACCACGGTCCAGCAGGTCGCGCATTCCTGCCGCGGTGTGCCCGGCCTTGTCCTGGACCGGTGAGTACAGGTAGCTGCGGCCGGAGCGCTCACGGGTCACCAGGCGTTTGTCGTGCAGCCTGGTCAGGATCGTCAGGACGGTCGTGTAAGCGGGGTCACCGGCCACCTGTTCACGTACCGTGCTCGCGCCCACCGGCCTTCCCGCCGCCCACAGGGCCGCCAGGACTTCGCTCTCCAGTTCGCCGGGCGCCCGTCGGCCTGCCCCCGCAGCGCCCTGCCCGCTCACGCTTCCCACCGTTGTTCACCACCCCTTGTCGTCGGCACCCCGCGACCCACCACCGGACCTGGTCGTCGGCCTCGGTCGTTGACTGACATGACGGAGTGCACGGAGCACTCAAGGTACTACACCCTGTAGAAAGGACCGCGCGGGTGCTCCCTGCTCCAGCGGGCTCGTACAGGTGTGATCGCGAAGCGGTCCGACCCTCAGACCGCCTTCTCGGCAGGTGTCGAGGATGCGGGGCAGCGCACCGAGGGTGTTGCGCCAGGATCCGGTGGCGGAGGTGCAGTCGGAGTCATGCAGCAGGATGGTGGCTCCGCCGCGCAGATCGCGGGCGACAGTGTCGTAGACGGAATCCGGTGTCGCCCGGGCACGCCAGTCCTCGCCCCAGGCGCTCCACAGGACCGGCGTCAGGCCGAGACGGCGGCATGCCAGGTATGTGCCGGTGGTCATGACGCCGTAGGGGGGCCGGAACAGACGGGGCAGGGTGCCGGTGAGGCCGCCGATCGTGTCGCGGGCACGGGCCAGATCGTCGTACGTGGCCCGGGGGCCCCGCAACAGCAGCGGGCGGTGGGCCCAGCCGTGGACCGCGATCTCGTGCCCGGCGCCGTGCATGGCTTTCACCAGCCGGGGTGAGCGCACCGCCATGGAGCCGAGCAGGAAGAACGTCGCGCACAACTCCCGGGTTTCCAGCAGACGCAGGAAATGCGGGGTGGAGAGGTGGTCGGGGCCGTCGTCGAAGGTGAGCGCGACGTGGCCGGATCGCCCTCGGCCGGAGAGGCGGGGCATGAGCCGGTTGCGCAGCGGCCCGAAGGTGGAGATGACCGGCGCGGCGTGCAGGGCGGCGAGCGCGGGCAGCGTCACGGCTCCGGCGCGCAGGAGGGTTCGGGCCGTGGTCATCGTTCGTGTCCGTCCAGGAATCGGGTGAGTGCGCCCAGGTGCGCCGGGGAGTCGCCGTATGCCTCGGCCATCGGGGCGCCGACGCCGAGCAGCACGGTGGCCGCGACCGCAGCGGTCACGACCGGGACTCCGAGGCGTACGCGTCGGCCGGGACGTCGGACCATGGAGCTCTCCGCCCTGTCCCGAAGGGGAACTGCGCCCTTCGCCACGGCGGCCACGGCTTGCACCGGGCCGTCGCCGGGGCGGAACAACTGCAGCCCCCGGGCGCGCTGTTGGTGGCCGAGGGAGCCGTGGAGCAGTTCGTCGAGTACCGGCTTGAGGGAGGCTGGATCCTGGATCCAGGTGGCGAGACCGGCCTCCTGGAGTGCGGCGGCGTTGGTCTGTCCGTGACCGGGTATGCAGCGGTAGCTCGCGACCGGCAGGCCGCTGGCGAATGCCTCCAGCGAGGTGAGGCCGCCCGCGTTCTGCACCAGGACGTCAGCGGCGGACATGAGGTCCGGCATGTCATCCACCCAGCCGTACACATGCTCGACACCGGCCTTGCGGAGGCGTTCGGCCAGGGCCTCGTTCCTGCCGCACACCACGACGGGCACCGCGGAACCGCTCTCCTGGATCTCGGCGGCCACCTGCTCCACAGGACCCACCCCCCAGGAACCGGCGACCAGCAGCGCGAGTGGGGACCGTTCGGGGAGAGCGAAGCGGACGCGTGCCGCACGCCGTTCCTCGACGGTGGCGGGGGTGAATCGGGCGGCAGCCACCGGGCCGGTCACCGTGACCCCGGCGGCACCCTGGACGTGAGCCTGTCCGGCCGGTATCGCGTGTACGGCGAGGTGTACGTCGACACCGGACGCGACCCACAGGGAGTGGACGGAGAAGTCGGTGAGGTAGGTGATGGCGGGCACCCCGAGAAGCCCTCGCGAGCGCATCGCGCCGAGCACTTGACCGGCTCCGGGGTAGGTCGAGACGACCGCGCGAGTATCGGGGGTGATGGCCCGCAGGGTACGGCGCTCCGCGCTACGGAACAGGGAGCGGACCAGGAGCCCCGGGCGCCCGGTGCGTTCGGTGGCGGCGTAGATCCGCTGATATCCCGTGGGCGCCCAGGTGAGCAGCCGGTGGTATCCGCCGGACAGCAGCCTCCCCAGCCGGGCGGGCAGCAGATCGAGGAAGTCATGCCGATCCACAAGAATCCCGGCGGCCTGGAGGCCTCGCGCCAGTTCGTCGGCCGCGCCGTCATGCCCCGCGCCCACACTCGCCGAAATGATCACGACCCGAGGGGCGGACGGCGTCCGCGGCCGGACGTCGGACGACGGCGGGGGAGCCCACGCCTTCGCAGGATTGCCACGGTGGGGCACAGCCGATCAGCCTCCATGCTGGAAAGGGCGCGAAAGGGAATTGCCTCGGTCGCATCGGCGAGCCGCGGTTAAAGGCGTGCGAGGACGGCGCCGCCCGGAACGGTCTGCTTGCTCGGGCCGGAGCGGGGGCCGCCGCCGAAACTACTACATGATGTAGAACTATGGGAACGTACATCGCGACGAGCCCCGAACCCCCGGCGGCAGCCGCAACCACACGTGTGCACATGTCGGCACAGGCGTCGACACGCGGCATGCACGCAGGAAACTACTACACGATGTAGAGGCGCGACGGAGGAGGCACCCCAGGGGGCCCGCCGGGCATTTCACAGCAGGCACCCCGGAATCCCCACTTCCAGCTATCGTCTACAGTCATGTAGACAATGGGTTCAGGTGTCAGGTGGAGTCACTCCGGTCCGGTCTGCTTCCCCTCGCACGATCCGGCGCCCGAGCACGCCTCTCGCCCCGCACCGGTCCCCACCTCATCCGCCGGCCGACGGCCCAGCCGCTCCATCGAGAACCGCAGAAAGGAGACCCGAGCCGTGCAGCAGCAGAGGATCCTGGTCGTCGAGGACGATCACGCCTTGCGGGACGTCCTGCGGCGCGGCCTGCGCGACGAGGGCTTCGAGACGGTCTCCGCACCTGACGGCGCGAGCGCCCTGCGGCTGGCGACAGCCGACATCGACGGGGTGGTGCTGGACGTGGGACTGCCCGATGCCGACGGACGGGATGTGTGCCAGGCACTGCGGGCGAACGGTTTCCTCTCCCCCGTCGTCTTCCTGACCGCCCATCACCGGCTCACCGACCGGCTGACCGGATTCTCGGCGGGCGGCGACGACTACCTGCCGAAACCGTTCCATCTCGCCGAGCTCGCCGCCAGGTTGCGGGCCGCACTCAAGCGGACCGGACCACCCTCCCCCACCGCGACGGGCGACCTGGTCCTGGACGCCGTCCGGCACTCGATGACGGTCCGGGGCACCTCAGCCGGGCTGACCCCGACGGAGTTCCGACTGCTGGCCGCACTCATGGCAGCGGCGGGGGCGATCGTCCGCAGGCGCGAGCTGATCAGGGCGGGCTGGCCGGAGGGCGCCCAGGTCAGTGACAACACCCTGGACCAGTACCTCACCCGGCTGCGCCGGAAGCTCCGCGACGCGGGCAGCGAGCTGACGATCAGCACCGCGCGCGGTGTCGGTCACCGCCTCTCATGACAGCCCGTCCGACCTGCTGGTGGCCACGCACCCTGCGCGGCCGGCTCTCCCTGGTCGCGGTGGCCACCGCCCTGTTGCTGATGGCGATCCTCACTGTCGTCTTCAATACGATCGTCCAGCAGCGCCTCCAGCACCAGGCCGACGACCATCTGCGCACCCGGGCCACCGCTGTCGCCACGACGGTCGACACGGTTGGCGGCTCCGTAAGAGTGCTGGAATCGCCGAACGACACACTGCTGGACGACAACGTGTGGATCTACGCGGGCGGGCTCCTGCTCGAACATCCGCCGAACAGCTCCGATGTGCAGCCCCTCACCCGCGCCGCAGACACCCTCGCCGGACACGGCGGGCAGGGCTGCACCACCCTGCACACCGGCAGAACGGTCCGGCTGTGTGCCGTGGCCGTCCCGACGACCGACGGCGCCGCACCTCGCGCAGTCGTGGTCACCGCACTGGACCTCGCGCCCTACCTCAGCTCCGCCGACACCATGCTCTTCGCGTCCATCGCACTGGACATCACCATGCTGGCCTGCACCTACGCCCTCACCCGACTGGCAGTGGGGCGGGCACTGCGCCCGGTGCACACCATGACGGACCAGGCCACCCGATGGAGTGCCGCCGACTCCGACGAACGCTTCCGCGGCAGAGCGGGTCCGACCGAACTCACCCAACTGGGCAGCTCGTTGGACGCGCTCCTGGACCGCATACGGGCGGTGCTGCGACACGAGCAGCAGCTGACCAAGGAGCTGTCGCACGAGCTGCGCAATCCACTGGCCAGGATCGTCGCCGAACTCGACTGGTTGCAGGCCCGTCCCCGTTCGGCGCAGGACACCCGCACCTGCCACCTGGCCGTCGCCGACGCCGCGCAGTCCATGCAGGCGATCTGCGAGACCCTGCTGGACGACGCGCGCGCGGGCGCTCGCAGCACACCCGGCACCGCCGTCGTGCTGCCGGTGCTGAACCGGCTGGCCGAGGGCCCGAATGGCCCCCGCACTCCGGGGCTCACCGTCGTGGGTGGAGACCCGGAAGTATCTGCCGGGGTCTCCCCCGCGTTGCTCGAACGCATCGTCGGCCCGCTCCTCGACAACGGTCTGCGCCATGCCGAATCGGGCGTCAGCCTGCACGCTTCCCGCCTGCCGGACGGCGTACGGATCGAGGTCACCGATGACGGGCCCGGCGTGCCGGAGCCGTTCGTGCCGTACCTGTTCCACCCCGGGCGGCGCGCTGCCCCCGACGACGAGCACACCGGAGCGGGCCTCGGCCTGTCGCTCGCGCGACGCCTGGCCCGCTCCGCGGGTGGTGATGTGCGTTACGACGAACTGCACACCACCGGTGCACGGTTCGTGGTCAGTCTGCCGACCGGATGAGCTCCCTGGGCTCCGTCGCATCCCGTCGCGCGACGGTCAGATACACGACCAGTCCCAGGATCACCGCCAGGAACAACACACTGGTCACCACGGTTCCCAGGCCGAGCCCGCCGTCGCCGGTCGGCTGCGAGAGGTAGTCACCCATGGATGCTCCCAGCGGGCGCGTGAGCACATAGGCGATCCAGAAACTCCATACGGCGTTCAGGCCCATCGCGAAGTGCGCCACCCCGATCGCGGCGATGGCCAGCGCGAACAGCACCGCGGACACCCAGTAGCCCAGGGCCAGTTGCTCGGCGACGAGGTCACCGGCGGCCGTGCCCAGCGCGAAGGTGAACAGCACAGCAAGCCAGTAGTAGACCTCCCGGCTCACCGTGTCGATGTTGTGGATGGAGAGCGTCCGCTCGGCCCTGAACCAGGCGACGAACACCACCGCGAGCACCACGGCGAACACAGCGGTGGTGTCCTGCAGCGGCACTCCCACGTTGTCGGTCAGATTGTCGCTGATCAGGGTTCCGACCACACTGATCAGCACCACAGCCAGCCAGTAGATCCCCGGCCGGTAGGCGGTGCAGCGAAACTGCACGACCAGGGCCACCACCAGCAACACACTCATCACGAGCGAGGTACCGGTCAGCCCCAGCCCCAGCTGGGAATTGAGATAGTCGGCCCCGGTCTCGCCGACCGTCGTGCAGAGCACTTTGATCACCCAGAAGTAGACGGTGACCTCGGGAACCTTGTTCCAGCGCAGACCGTGACCACGAGCTGCGCCGGGCCTGCTGTACGTATCGGATGTCATGACGCCAGACCGTGCCATCAGGAACCTGAACACATCCTGAGCGCTGCGCCCTGGCCCTCATATGCCGGGCGTCATAGCGCAGGAGCCGTGCCCCGAAGATTGCGGTTCAACAGCTCGATGGACTGAACGACACCGATGCCGTGCTCGTCCTCGGCGGCAGGCAGTCGCCCGTCCGCGGCCCGGAGGCCGGCCAGCGCTCTGTCCATCGCCTCGTGCGCGGCGAACAGGCAGGGCGTGCTGTAGATCGCCACGTCGACACCGACTTCGCCCAGCTCGGGCAGGGAAAGCCGCGGGGAGCGGCCTCCCGCGATCTGGTTGAACAGCAGGGGTTTGTCGCCGATGCTTTCCCGGATGCGCCGGATCGCCGCAACATCGCGCACCCCGTCGACCAGCACCACGTCCGCGTCGGTGGCCGCCAGCGCCTTGGCCCGCCTCAGGATCTCGTCCTCGTCGGTGGCATCCGTCCGCGCCACCACCAGCAAATCGGTCCGGCAGGCCAGCACACGCTCCAGCTTGTCGAGGTACTCGTCGAGCGGCAGGATCTGCTTCCCGGCCACGTGTCCGCACCGGCGGGGGCGCTTCTGGTCCTCCAGGATCACACCCGATGCGCCGACACGCTCCAGACGCCGCACGACGTGGCAGGCCACTTCCGGATCGCCGTAGCCGTCATCGACATCCACCAGCAGATGATGGGCCGGAAAGGCTCCGCGGAGCCGCTCCACGAAGGCCAGCATGTCCGGCCAGGCGATGAACCCGATGTCCGGCAGCCCGTAGTGAGATGCCGCGAAGCCGAAGCCCGACACGAACATCCCGTCGTAGTGCGAGGCCGCGATCGAGGCCGAGTACATGTCGTACACGCCGATCAAGGGCGTCGTTCCCGCCGCACCGATCGCATCGCGCAGCGCGTTTCCGTGACGCATCAATCCATCTCCCTTACCGGAGGTCGCCCAGTTCCGCGCTGTCCAACAACGCCCGTCCCACACGGGTCACGCCGGGGACGAACGTGTTCAGACTGCGTTCAGGAAGGCGCGGGCGAGACCGGCCCGACCGGACCGGTCCTCCGGGCACCGCACCACGCGGTCCACCGCGCCGTACATCGGCTTGTGCTCCGGTGTCCCGCTCGCACCCGACACCCGCTGGTTGTCCTCCACACTCCCCCGCCTGACGACTATGCTGATAAAAATCCAGGACCAACAACTAGCGGCACCTTGCCCGACCAGGGAAAAGACAGCTCAGCGGCCTACCCGCCTGCGTCACTGGAGGACACCAATGAACATGCTGATCAATGTCCCGGAAACGGTGGTCGCGGACGCCCTGCGAGGCATGGCGGCCGCGCATCCGGAGCTGTCCGTCGATGTCGAGAACCGGGTGGTCGTACGGGGCGACGCACCCGTGGCCGGGAAGGTCGCGCTGGTCTCGGGCGGCGGGTCGGGGCACGAGCCGCTGCACGGCGGGTTCGTCGGGCGCGGGATGCTCTCCGCCGCCTGCCCCGGCGAGGTGTTCACCTCTCCGGTGCCCGATCAGATGGTGCGGGCCGCAGCAGCCGTCGACAGCGGTGAAGGCGTGCTGTTCATCGTGAAGAACTACACGGGCGACGTGCTCAACTTCGACATGGCGGCCGAGCTCGCGGAGGACGAAGGCGTACGGGTCGCCAAGGTGCTGGTCAACGATGACGTGGCGGTGAGCGACAGCACCTTCACCGCCGGCCGGCGCGGCACCGGGGCCACTCTCTTCGTGGAGAAACTGGCGGGGGCCGCGGCCGACGAGGGCGCGTCGCTGGAGCGGGTCGAGGCCGTCGCCCGGAAGGTATGTGCCAGTGCGCGGTCCTTCGGGGTGGCTCTGAGCGCCTGCAGTACGCCCGCCAAGGGCGGCCCCACCTTCGATCTTCCGTCCGGGCAGCTGGAGTTGGGCGTCGGGATCCACGGCGAGCCGGGGCGTGAGCGGCGCGCGATGATGACCTCGCGGGAGATCGCGGACTACGCGGTGGACGCCGTCCTGGAGGATCTGCGGCCGGACCTTCCGGTCATCGCTCTGGTGAACGGCGCCGGGGCGACTCCCCTGCTGGAGCTGTACGGCTTCAACGCCGAGGTGCACCGGGTACTGGCCGAGCGTGGCGTGACCGTCGCCCGTACCCTCGTGGGGAACTATGTGACCTCACTCGACATGGCAGGCTGCTCGGTGACGCTCTGCCAGGTGGACGAGGAGCTGCTGCGGTTGTGGGACGCGCCGGTGAGCACCGCCGCGCTGCGCTGGGGCTGCTGACCGTCCCGTGCACCGACTCACCAAGGAGGACCTGTGCTCGACGCCGAATTCTTCCGCCGCTGGATGGCCGGGACGGCCGCGGCCGTCGACAGGGAGGCGGACCGGCTGACCGAACTCGACTCGGCCATCGGCGACGCCGACCACGGCAGCAATCTGCGGCGCGGGTTCGCCGCCGTGCAGGACGCGCTGGAGAAGGAGGCCCCGCAGACTCCGGGCGCGATCCTCACTCTGGCCGGCCGGCAGCTCATCTCCACCGTCGGCGGGGCGTCCGGACCGCTGTACGGGACGCTGCTGCGCCGTACCGGCAAGACGCTCGGCGACTCCCCCTCCGTCGACCGGGAGCAGTTGTCCGCTGCGCTGAAGGCCGGGACCGAGGCGGTGGGCCGGCTCGGTGGCGCGGCCTCGGGCGACAAGACGATGCTGGATGCGCTGCTGCCCGCTGCCGACGCGCTCGGGGAGTCCTTCGCCGCGGCGGCGAAGGCGGCGGGTGACGGTGCTCTCGCGACCGTACCGATGCTGGCGCGCAAGGGCCGGGCGAGCTATCTCGGCGAGCGCAGCATCGGGCACCAGGATCCGGGGGCGACGTCTTCGGCACTGCTGTTCGGCGCCCTGGCTGAGGCCGCCGCATGAGCGCCCTGGTCGGGATCGTCCTGGTGTCCCACAGTGCGCCGGTCGCGGCGGCTGTTGCCGAGCTGGCGACCGGTCTGGCGGGCGGGGCGACAACCGCTCCGGTCGCCGCCGCGGGCGGAACTCCGGACGGCGGCCTCGGTACCAGTTCGGAGCTGATCTCGGCGGCAGCCGCGGCAGTGGACCGGGGTGCCGGTGTGGCGGTCCTCGTGGATCTCGGCAGCGCGGTACTGACCGTGAAGACGCTGCTGGCCGAGGGCGACGAACTCCCGGACGGCACAAGGCTGGTGGACGCGCCGTTCCTGGAGGGTTCGGTGGCGGCCATGGTCACCGCCTCTGCGGGGGGAGACCTGGACGCGGTGGAGGCCGCGGCCGTGGAGGCGTACGACTACCGCAAGGTGTGAGGGCATCCGGCTCTCCTGAACCGACAGATCCTGCACGTCAATGGCGGCGCCATGCTGAGCCGGTAGGGCAGTAGGGCATGTCCTCCGGAACGGGACGCCGAAGCCCCCGCACACAGAACTGCCGGCGCTCACACGGAGGCGCCGGCAGTCGTGGTGGTTCAGTTCTCGCTGCTGCGGCGCTTGCGTGCGGCGAACATGATGCCGCCACCGGCGAGGATGACCACGGCAGCCGCACCCGCGATGAGCGGCGTGGCGCTGGAGGAACCGGTCTCGGCCAGGTCCGACGGCGCACTGGCGCTCGGCGACGGCGCGGGGGCCGCCGCTGCCGGGCTGCTGGGCGCGGAGCTCGGGGACTTGCTCGGGGCGGGGGCCGCGGAGCTCGGGGCCCCCGTCGGGGTCTGCGTGACGGGCGGCGCCGTGGGGGGCGGCGTGGCGCAGACCGGTGCCGTCTTCGTGTCGTCCTTCGAGAACT
This genomic interval carries:
- a CDS encoding M56 family metallopeptidase, encoding MWISLCTPLLVSLILTLTAPWAARRLPPRTAAWTLASAAVTAAGAWVTVLAMAGFTLVGQDPEVAEEGRWSPRLLATDTPISRPVAAACTLGVLICAVTLTVTAWRRVRVLVDTRRDCRDLPAAGDLAVLEDPVPTAFALPGTPGRIVVSSGMLQALTPDERRALLAHERAHLHRRHHLFLLVLQLAAAVNPLLRPLARAGAFALERWADEEAGTVVADRGLVARAVARAALATKRTPQPALAATGGPVPQRVRALLAAPTPFRRGLAMVFPALMMVCCASLALAAHDMDQLFDSATSSHTTTQAR
- a CDS encoding BlaI/MecI/CopY family transcriptional regulator, with protein sequence MSGQGAAGAGRRAPGELESEVLAALWAAGRPVGASTVREQVAGDPAYTTVLTILTRLHDKRLVTRERSGRSYLYSPVQDKAGHTAAGMRDLLDRGGDRAAVLARFVSELPAEDEQLLEQLLHGPAED
- a CDS encoding polysaccharide deacetylase family protein, which codes for MTTARTLLRAGAVTLPALAALHAAPVISTFGPLRNRLMPRLSGRGRSGHVALTFDDGPDHLSTPHFLRLLETRELCATFFLLGSMAVRSPRLVKAMHGAGHEIAVHGWAHRPLLLRGPRATYDDLARARDTIGGLTGTLPRLFRPPYGVMTTGTYLACRRLGLTPVLWSAWGEDWRARATPDSVYDTVARDLRGGATILLHDSDCTSATGSWRNTLGALPRILDTCREGGLRVGPLRDHTCTSPLEQGAPARSFLQGVVP
- a CDS encoding glycosyltransferase; amino-acid sequence: MIISASVGAGHDGAADELARGLQAAGILVDRHDFLDLLPARLGRLLSGGYHRLLTWAPTGYQRIYAATERTGRPGLLVRSLFRSAERRTLRAITPDTRAVVSTYPGAGQVLGAMRSRGLLGVPAITYLTDFSVHSLWVASGVDVHLAVHAIPAGQAHVQGAAGVTVTGPVAAARFTPATVEERRAARVRFALPERSPLALLVAGSWGVGPVEQVAAEIQESGSAVPVVVCGRNEALAERLRKAGVEHVYGWVDDMPDLMSAADVLVQNAGGLTSLEAFASGLPVASYRCIPGHGQTNAAALQEAGLATWIQDPASLKPVLDELLHGSLGHQQRARGLQLFRPGDGPVQAVAAVAKGAVPLRDRAESSMVRRPGRRVRLGVPVVTAAVAATVLLGVGAPMAEAYGDSPAHLGALTRFLDGHER
- a CDS encoding response regulator transcription factor, which produces MQQQRILVVEDDHALRDVLRRGLRDEGFETVSAPDGASALRLATADIDGVVLDVGLPDADGRDVCQALRANGFLSPVVFLTAHHRLTDRLTGFSAGGDDYLPKPFHLAELAARLRAALKRTGPPSPTATGDLVLDAVRHSMTVRGTSAGLTPTEFRLLAALMAAAGAIVRRRELIRAGWPEGAQVSDNTLDQYLTRLRRKLRDAGSELTISTARGVGHRLS
- a CDS encoding sensor histidine kinase, with the protein product MTARPTCWWPRTLRGRLSLVAVATALLLMAILTVVFNTIVQQRLQHQADDHLRTRATAVATTVDTVGGSVRVLESPNDTLLDDNVWIYAGGLLLEHPPNSSDVQPLTRAADTLAGHGGQGCTTLHTGRTVRLCAVAVPTTDGAAPRAVVVTALDLAPYLSSADTMLFASIALDITMLACTYALTRLAVGRALRPVHTMTDQATRWSAADSDERFRGRAGPTELTQLGSSLDALLDRIRAVLRHEQQLTKELSHELRNPLARIVAELDWLQARPRSAQDTRTCHLAVADAAQSMQAICETLLDDARAGARSTPGTAVVLPVLNRLAEGPNGPRTPGLTVVGGDPEVSAGVSPALLERIVGPLLDNGLRHAESGVSLHASRLPDGVRIEVTDDGPGVPEPFVPYLFHPGRRAAPDDEHTGAGLGLSLARRLARSAGGDVRYDELHTTGARFVVSLPTG
- a CDS encoding COG4705 family protein, which codes for MTSDTYSRPGAARGHGLRWNKVPEVTVYFWVIKVLCTTVGETGADYLNSQLGLGLTGTSLVMSVLLVVALVVQFRCTAYRPGIYWLAVVLISVVGTLISDNLTDNVGVPLQDTTAVFAVVLAVVFVAWFRAERTLSIHNIDTVSREVYYWLAVLFTFALGTAAGDLVAEQLALGYWVSAVLFALAIAAIGVAHFAMGLNAVWSFWIAYVLTRPLGASMGDYLSQPTGDGGLGLGTVVTSVLFLAVILGLVVYLTVARRDATEPRELIRSAD
- a CDS encoding isocitrate lyase/PEP mutase family protein, giving the protein MRHGNALRDAIGAAGTTPLIGVYDMYSASIAASHYDGMFVSGFGFAASHYGLPDIGFIAWPDMLAFVERLRGAFPAHHLLVDVDDGYGDPEVACHVVRRLERVGASGVILEDQKRPRRCGHVAGKQILPLDEYLDKLERVLACRTDLLVVARTDATDEDEILRRAKALAATDADVVLVDGVRDVAAIRRIRESIGDKPLLFNQIAGGRSPRLSLPELGEVGVDVAIYSTPCLFAAHEAMDRALAGLRAADGRLPAAEDEHGIGVVQSIELLNRNLRGTAPAL
- the dhaK gene encoding dihydroxyacetone kinase subunit DhaK, yielding MNMLINVPETVVADALRGMAAAHPELSVDVENRVVVRGDAPVAGKVALVSGGGSGHEPLHGGFVGRGMLSAACPGEVFTSPVPDQMVRAAAAVDSGEGVLFIVKNYTGDVLNFDMAAELAEDEGVRVAKVLVNDDVAVSDSTFTAGRRGTGATLFVEKLAGAAADEGASLERVEAVARKVCASARSFGVALSACSTPAKGGPTFDLPSGQLELGVGIHGEPGRERRAMMTSREIADYAVDAVLEDLRPDLPVIALVNGAGATPLLELYGFNAEVHRVLAERGVTVARTLVGNYVTSLDMAGCSVTLCQVDEELLRLWDAPVSTAALRWGC
- the dhaL gene encoding dihydroxyacetone kinase subunit DhaL — its product is MLDAEFFRRWMAGTAAAVDREADRLTELDSAIGDADHGSNLRRGFAAVQDALEKEAPQTPGAILTLAGRQLISTVGGASGPLYGTLLRRTGKTLGDSPSVDREQLSAALKAGTEAVGRLGGAASGDKTMLDALLPAADALGESFAAAAKAAGDGALATVPMLARKGRASYLGERSIGHQDPGATSSALLFGALAEAAA
- a CDS encoding PTS-dependent dihydroxyacetone kinase phosphotransferase subunit DhaM is translated as MSALVGIVLVSHSAPVAAAVAELATGLAGGATTAPVAAAGGTPDGGLGTSSELISAAAAAVDRGAGVAVLVDLGSAVLTVKTLLAEGDELPDGTRLVDAPFLEGSVAAMVTASAGGDLDAVEAAAVEAYDYRKV
- a CDS encoding LAETG motif-containing sortase-dependent surface protein, whose protein sequence is MTVSNRSWRLRGAFIAAAASVVGVGLCAVPAQAHTPTWSVSCSEVTLDLTAYNPGVTNTVTVSVDGKDILPTEKFGSSVNKTLPLGEHTKPLTVHLVVKAGDGDQFSKDDTKTAPVCATPPPTAPPVTQTPTGAPSSAAPAPSKSPSSAPSSPAAAAPAPSPSASAPSDLAETGSSSATPLIAGAAAVVILAGGGIMFAARKRRSSEN